Genomic segment of Zingiber officinale cultivar Zhangliang chromosome 11B, Zo_v1.1, whole genome shotgun sequence:
GCCTGatcataccaaaaaaaaaaaagaaaccacTTCGCTTCAGCAGAAAACCCTAAAAAGAACCACGAGGataaagcaaagaaagaagaggaactccaaagcaAAGCTTCGTCCGACGAAGGAGAGGAGAGATGGACCTGATCGGCGAAGGGAGCGAGCTTAATGGTCGGATTGTTCGTTGAAGAGGCTGCGGAGGTGGTCAGCGAGGAGGCCAGAGGGGTCGAGTGCGGCCTCCTGGAAGAGGGCTTCCTTGACGGCGGAAGATCGGAGGGCAAAAGCGTCGCGCTCCTCGCGAAGGAGCGCGTTCTCGTCGGAGAGGTCTCTAACTCGGTACTTCTGGCTCAAAGACCTCATGCTGAGCATGAGGATGCCGGTCATGAGGAAAAACTGGAGGAAGCTTTGTTTCCGCTTCGCCGCGTTGGCCATCAGCCCGAGCGGCTTACTTCCCGTCGTCGGGGTTCTACCGTCGGGGGACACCATCGGTGGGACTGAGATCGCACTTCCGGCCGCCTCGGTGAGTTGGCGGAACCGAACGAGCATCCGACCTCACTTAAGGGTTTCACATAGACAAAGTCACATGGGTGTCAATGGGCCGTGTGATTGGGCCACGGCTGAgatcaatttaataattttaagctTAAAAAGTTATTAGGAGGGTATTTTAGTAAAATGCTGGATCTCATTTTCAAATTGCCATTACATTTATCCAAAAATCATTAGATATTTCATATGGATGATTGTTAAAAAATTTCGAGAGCAAATGAATTAGACTCAGCTACTtctataatattattttccatctAAAATTCCTCCtaacatatttaaaaatataaaaattaaagaaGTTGATCTTAATTTTTTAGAATGTGATCCAGTATTatgttaataaatttaaaaatatcattttaacCCATGAGAAGAGTTTATCGAGCTTATTTGAATCTAAAAGtatataaacttatttttttaaaaatatttattaaataaaaatattaaacttgaaaatttcaatttactTGGTATGAACAATGGAGTATACACCATTTAAAGATAAATCTTATTAATTTTCTTGTTTTATCTCTAACAAGCCATTAGAATACTCAAATCAAACTGTATTTATAGTTGATGAATTTTATAATTGAAGGAAGGTTCAAAATGGAAAATTTTATGCTTTCTTGGGTCATATAGGGAAAGATAATATATTTTCATCCATCATAATGCTGAAAAGGAATATAAAGATTTGATGAACCAACCACAACATATATAAAAGAGATTTGACAATTTTAATACTGAACAAGTCACAACTAATCACCTTCGATTAAAGACTCACATACACAAGGAATTTCATTAAGTGGCCATGatgaaaaatctaattcatctaaTCACATTACAACAAATATGATTTTTCGCAGTGTGTCATCAACGACGCACAATTAGGGCAcgccgttaataatagtttttatggTGCACTCAATTAAGTGTGTTCCGAAGAGTATCATATATTATTcgaaatgtgttattaattaaaaattttaactttaatttactaagtataagtcaattgtgtgatagtggctacctagttatttttaataagtctaggtgtttagttaaaaatattgataaccccgAAGTTATACTTAAGGGatttaggaagaataacatctacacaattgatctACCCAAATCATCAATAAAGTGCCTCCTAACATAACAAGAGGAAACCACCCTGTGGCATAGAAGACTAGGTCACactcatgtcaaactcatttaaaaaatgagtaaaaatggcttagttagagggatacccaaattaagaaacctagaaaataCAGTTTGTCAAGCTTAccaacaaggtaagcaaaccaaatcaacccacaagtcaaccaacctagatagaactgattccttacttgagctcctactataaaatatcgaaaaatgacaaataatgataagggaattttctggaatttctgaaaatttttcggaaatttttcggagctcgtatgagtgagtttacggggataaaaatggggcccagaaaagcctgtttaggctaccctattttaaagaggaaaagttttatttctccttttcttttcctcttattccCGTGCCCTAACCCATGCGACGCCGTCCCCTTTTCGCACGCGACAGTtcatccttcctcttcctctccgatCGAACGCCAGCCAAGCTTCTACTTCCccgtctcttcctctcttccggcCGAGCAGCGCCGACTTTCCCTTTCCCTCGCGCCACCGCCGCGTGGAAGTGTCGCCGGCCGCCGCCCAGAGCCCTAGATCCGTCTCCTCCTTCCCAACTGGCGCCGCTTCGCGTTTCCTCTCCCACGCAAATAAGCCTCGGCCAAGGAAGCCTAGTGTCACCTTCTTCCCGATCTTCCCCTCTCTTCCGATCGCCATGGCCGACATCGGCAGACGAGAGCAACGCCGATCCGTAGCCATTGTTGTGAGGGGGAAACCGACTGATCTCCACCGGATCGCTGTTGCTGGCCAAAGTGTAGTCGACAGATAGCTGTGCCCTAGTGCCGACAGCCGACTTCAcccgtgccctagcactgtcgcccTCTTCTTGTCCTCTACACTATGCGTCGCTGCCCCTGTTGACATGGTGCCCTAGATTGTCGGAAACCGAGAGTTTGAGAAGGCGACAACGAGCGGCAGTAATCCGACAGCGGGATTGAAGGTGATGGTTTCAGGTTTagttttcgattttgtgctttGTTTCGTGTCCTGCCATGAGCAGCATTGTGTTGGGTGGAATGGTTGTGCTAATGGAGGATGGTGGTCTCTGGTTGTAGAGTCATTGTGCCGACGGTGTTTTGGTCTCCAGCAGCAGCTAATTCTTTCCAGAGCAAACTTCCTTGACTGTGAATTAACAGGAGCGGCTAAGAagtaaggtaagggtttggtgtatggattgagttggcacgctcttgatacatgttgttttaggtatgaattgatacatatataattggatttggatttaggttagtttctcggggatatgatttagctaattaatttatatgtaattagctaaatctgtatatcatgttgttacaggactgtgattcgagatgggcgtctcgacatcggattggttcgattcgatctatatcggaggcgggtacctcttgacttatcttttatgatattgtcaattggatatgcatagtattttatagctacaagcaatgatcatgtttgcctttggtatgtcactgtttgttacccatagcatgttctgttagGCGTTTGTTATGTGTCCATGTTTACATTTCGTGATTATtgtcatgagtaccttagttcctagagtaagtgacataccataccttactgaggttatgactaggttctggatttattttctggcatgtgtatctagattatctgatgcctaggtttttataccatacctgacttgtgtaccttagaTCCTCGGATTTGATCatcgatactgtggtacccattttatatatatatatggatttttctatgctgatcaagatattgccatgcttagtgtcatgcatcatgattgcatgttgagcgatagttgactccattattgtgagcatatcgtcagttacatggatctgtacacaccaccactcatgggttagtggtatatcagacagatgtgtggcggttctgttgtttggctccgttggtctgaggactcagcgtggtagccggcagacagttctgctctgtttggctccgctggtttagtgtagcagcgtggtagccggcaggcagttggactttgtttggcttcattggtccgctcatgggtagtgtgacgcagcgtggaagccgacagagatttcctccccgtcactgtgtaccgggagatgagagcattcagctcccccatttatgatttggggtaggaggataggtgtactccgacagcatcccgtccactcggtcactcatcaagggtagtgatgtcagagtgcacggttgtcacagccctacccactcggtctcactattatgtgtgagatggctgactgttgtcaggggtgaccatgttattggcatcatacgcattgatgcatttattgcttgtgtttgctgcatttatttgctgcatttggttggatgcatatgtttgacatgcatacaagatttatggCACTCTCGagttgacgacccttttgttctggatagaagttcctggtgagtacaacttcctcagttacctttcagttttgcatttttcctatatatgattaggaagctgtattccatgtttattgctgttagatatatcttactaggcatgtctattggtattcgctgagttgttgaactcacccccgtggacactatctttttcaggtaccaggatgtttatggagtcgcttggagtatcctgcctgctggtccccatgtcacatcaaAAGACCTGTCTTCATTGTTGtccatttgtactttggtatttgtgcatctagcttgtgtttcgattttgtttccggagtggtgttttgtggtgtggtgtaagcctagccggctagcagtcatatattttggttttctattgtttttccactgtgtttgattttagtacagccgagtgggctgttagatttacatataactgcgt
This window contains:
- the LOC122034864 gene encoding uncharacterized protein LOC122034864, producing the protein MLVRFRQLTEAAGSAISVPPMVSPDGRTPTTGSKPLGLMANAAKRKQSFLQFFLMTGILMLSMRSLSQKYRVRDLSDENALLREERDAFALRSSAVKEALFQEAALDPSGLLADHLRSLFNEQSDH